One window of the Sphaerochaeta associata genome contains the following:
- a CDS encoding Gfo/Idh/MocA family protein: MRYALIGCGRISPNHLAAAQANKLEIVGLCDIDAAMLEDKILKFKLDASKVAQYDDYQLMLDEQKPELVSICTESGKHAAIALECIRRGINIIVEKPIALSIEDADAIIEEARKHNVKVCACHQNRFNKSVVKIREAMDQRRFGRLFYGTAHIRWNRGHEYYDRASWRGTWEQDGGALMNQCIHNIDLLRWMMGNEVTEVFAYTDKLNHPYIEAEDLGIALIRFANGSYGIIEGTTDIYPKNLEETLYLFGEKGTVKAGGQSVNIIEEWRFADMLDDADEVKATYHENPPNVYGFGHTPLFADVIDAIRTDRQPKVTAEDGKRALELVLAIYKSAAEGRPVKLPLEACATTDFTGRFS, translated from the coding sequence ATCGATGCAGCCATGCTTGAAGACAAGATTCTTAAGTTCAAATTGGATGCTTCGAAAGTTGCACAGTACGATGACTATCAGCTGATGCTCGACGAACAGAAGCCCGAGCTGGTCTCCATCTGCACCGAGAGCGGAAAGCATGCCGCGATCGCCCTGGAGTGCATCAGACGAGGCATAAACATCATTGTTGAGAAACCGATAGCATTGTCGATAGAGGATGCAGATGCAATAATTGAGGAAGCAAGAAAGCATAACGTCAAGGTCTGTGCATGCCACCAGAACCGTTTCAACAAGTCGGTGGTGAAGATCCGCGAGGCGATGGACCAGCGGCGGTTCGGTCGCTTGTTCTACGGTACGGCCCACATCCGCTGGAACCGGGGTCATGAATATTACGACCGTGCTTCCTGGCGAGGCACCTGGGAGCAGGACGGAGGAGCACTAATGAACCAGTGCATCCACAACATTGACCTTTTAAGATGGATGATGGGAAACGAGGTGACTGAGGTATTCGCCTACACCGACAAGCTCAACCATCCCTACATCGAGGCAGAGGACCTGGGCATCGCCCTCATCCGGTTCGCCAACGGCTCCTACGGCATCATCGAAGGAACCACGGACATTTATCCGAAGAACCTGGAGGAGACGCTCTACCTGTTCGGCGAGAAGGGGACGGTGAAGGCCGGGGGCCAGTCGGTGAACATCATCGAGGAGTGGCGGTTCGCCGATATGCTCGACGACGCCGATGAGGTGAAAGCCACCTACCACGAGAATCCGCCGAACGTGTACGGCTTCGGCCACACCCCCTTGTTCGCAGATGTAATCGATGCAATCAGGACTGATCGGCAGCCGAAGGTGACAGCCGAGGACGGCAAACGTGCCCTGGAACTGGTACTGGCTATATACAAGTCAGCTGCCGAGGGAAGGCCGGTGAAGCTTCCCTTGGAAGCGTGTGCCACAACCGATTTTACCGGGAGGTTCTCCTGA
- a CDS encoding acyltransferase has translation MDEWYVHPSSYVDDKVTIGKGTKIWHFCHIQSGATIGENCSLGQNVNVSNNVTIGNGCKIQNNVSLYEGVTLENHVFCGPSCVFTNDLTPRAKYPKGRAGYLKTLVKEGASIGANATIVCGITIGRWALIGSGAVVTKDVPDHALMVGVPAKQKGWACECGSILEGDLHCKSCGRQYEQQESGLVESKRD, from the coding sequence ATGGATGAATGGTATGTGCATCCCTCATCCTACGTGGATGACAAGGTAACCATAGGCAAAGGGACAAAGATCTGGCACTTCTGCCACATCCAAAGCGGAGCAACGATCGGCGAGAACTGCTCGCTCGGACAGAACGTGAACGTCTCCAACAATGTAACAATCGGCAACGGCTGCAAGATCCAGAATAATGTTTCGTTGTATGAAGGTGTGACACTGGAGAACCATGTGTTCTGCGGCCCCTCCTGTGTGTTCACCAACGACCTGACCCCCAGGGCGAAGTACCCCAAGGGGAGGGCTGGCTATCTGAAGACGCTGGTAAAGGAAGGAGCCTCCATCGGGGCCAATGCAACCATTGTTTGCGGCATAACCATCGGAAGATGGGCACTTATAGGAAGCGGGGCGGTGGTGACCAAGGATGTCCCCGATCATGCCCTGATGGTGGGGGTTCCCGCCAAGCAGAAGGGTTGGGCCTGCGAATGCGGCTCAATTCTGGAAGGAGATCTTCACTGCAAGAGCTGCGGTCGACAGTATGAACAGCAGGAAAGCGGGCTTGTTGAAAGTAAGAGGGATTGA
- a CDS encoding DegT/DnrJ/EryC1/StrS family aminotransferase: MEFRDLKKQYQVLKERMDKAVFEVMTDCNFISGRQVKELEEKLASYMGVKHCITCGNGTDALSMMLMAWGIGEGDAVFVPDFTFFATGEVVSFEGATPVFVDVDSDTFNMDPVSLEKAILAVKAEGRLNPRVVIPVDLFGLPADYDHINEIGHKYGMKVLEDAAQGFGGMYKGRRAGSLGDAATTSFFPAKPLGCYGDGGAIFTNDDQEAEYLRSIAVHGKGSFKYDNVRIGWNSRLDTIQAAILLVKFDAFIEYELEDVNKVAAWYTEALKGKVKTPVVPEGCYSSWAQYTIQVKNEEERTALQQKLKEQGIPTMVYYPKPMHEQTAYKDLKPYVPCSNTVSLCKTVVSLPLDPYKGEQTVRNISQFINDCCCY; this comes from the coding sequence ATGGAATTTCGTGATCTGAAGAAGCAGTACCAGGTACTCAAGGAACGGATGGACAAGGCCGTCTTCGAGGTGATGACCGATTGCAACTTCATCAGCGGCAGGCAGGTGAAGGAGCTGGAGGAGAAGCTGGCGTCCTATATGGGTGTGAAGCATTGTATCACCTGCGGCAACGGAACCGACGCCCTGTCGATGATGCTGATGGCCTGGGGCATTGGAGAAGGCGATGCGGTGTTCGTCCCCGACTTCACCTTCTTCGCAACCGGTGAGGTCGTCTCCTTCGAGGGTGCGACACCGGTGTTCGTCGATGTCGATTCTGATACCTTCAACATGGATCCCGTAAGTCTTGAGAAGGCCATCCTGGCCGTCAAGGCTGAGGGTAGGCTGAATCCAAGGGTTGTGATTCCCGTCGATTTGTTCGGCCTCCCTGCCGATTATGACCACATCAATGAGATTGGACACAAGTATGGCATGAAGGTGCTTGAGGATGCGGCACAGGGATTCGGAGGGATGTACAAGGGCAGAAGAGCGGGTTCGCTCGGCGATGCAGCAACCACCTCTTTCTTCCCGGCTAAGCCTCTGGGCTGTTACGGCGACGGCGGAGCAATCTTCACCAACGACGACCAGGAGGCTGAATATCTCCGATCGATAGCTGTGCACGGCAAGGGCTCGTTCAAGTACGACAACGTACGCATAGGCTGGAACTCGCGCCTTGATACCATCCAGGCAGCAATCCTGTTGGTAAAGTTTGACGCCTTCATTGAGTATGAGCTGGAGGATGTGAACAAGGTAGCGGCTTGGTATACTGAAGCCTTGAAGGGCAAGGTGAAGACGCCTGTTGTTCCTGAGGGCTGTTATTCAAGCTGGGCACAGTACACCATCCAAGTGAAGAATGAAGAAGAACGCACTGCCTTGCAGCAAAAGCTCAAGGAACAGGGTATCCCCACCATGGTGTATTATCCCAAGCCGATGCATGAGCAGACGGCCTATAAAGATTTAAAGCCTTATGTACCTTGTTCTAATACTGTGAGTCTATGTAAGACTGTGGTTTCATTGCCTTTGGATCCATATAAGGGTGAGCAAACTGTAAGGAATATCTCACAATTTATTAATGACTGTTGTTGTTATTAA
- a CDS encoding glycosyltransferase → MRILIVAGGYPTEKYYLNGIFEFDQAQALAKQGHEVIFAAIDLRSVRRWRHWFFESIEKNNVSIEVVNIPLGPVAPIVLHFFGLLGLKYIYRKCLKKFGKPDVIHAHFTDYAYIALQSLKKTKIPIVMTEHSSGINCINIDQKLCRTAEKVYHNVNTVIAVSNELKAKIMQEFSIKALYIPNVVDLKIFSYDSNPNKDSKFRIISVGNLIPRKRMKALISGFASFVKFVPDSELFIYGSGPEKDNLQAQISSLRLSDRIVLKGSCKRDIIANALKTASCFVLVSEVETFGVVLVEAMACGLPVIATKSGGPESFIHSGNGILIPVDDEQSLLDALKKMYLTINDYNRGEISSEVKQLFSAESIVNQLESVYERVIYD, encoded by the coding sequence ATGAGAATATTAATTGTCGCAGGTGGATATCCCACTGAAAAGTATTACCTGAATGGAATATTTGAATTTGATCAAGCTCAAGCTTTAGCAAAGCAAGGGCATGAAGTGATTTTTGCTGCTATTGACCTCAGGTCTGTTAGGCGCTGGCGGCATTGGTTTTTCGAAAGTATCGAGAAAAATAATGTAAGTATTGAAGTTGTAAATATTCCTTTAGGCCCAGTGGCTCCAATCGTATTGCATTTTTTTGGTTTGCTCGGATTAAAATACATATATAGAAAGTGTCTAAAAAAATTTGGGAAACCTGATGTTATTCATGCGCATTTTACAGATTATGCTTATATTGCACTTCAATCTCTCAAGAAAACAAAAATTCCAATAGTGATGACAGAGCATTCCTCGGGAATTAACTGTATAAATATTGATCAGAAATTATGTAGAACTGCTGAGAAAGTATATCATAATGTAAATACAGTAATTGCCGTAAGTAATGAGCTAAAAGCAAAAATTATGCAGGAATTTTCGATTAAAGCATTATACATTCCAAATGTTGTTGACCTAAAGATATTTTCATATGATTCAAATCCAAATAAAGACAGTAAGTTTAGGATAATTTCTGTTGGTAATCTTATTCCAAGAAAACGAATGAAAGCTCTAATAAGCGGATTTGCTAGTTTTGTTAAGTTTGTTCCTGATTCCGAATTATTTATCTATGGATCTGGTCCTGAAAAAGATAATTTACAAGCTCAAATCTCCAGCTTGAGGCTATCAGATAGAATAGTTTTAAAGGGAAGTTGTAAAAGAGATATCATTGCTAATGCACTGAAAACAGCTTCCTGTTTTGTTTTAGTCTCAGAAGTCGAGACTTTTGGTGTGGTGCTAGTCGAAGCAATGGCGTGCGGTCTTCCCGTAATTGCTACGAAATCGGGAGGGCCAGAAAGCTTTATTCATTCTGGAAATGGAATACTAATTCCAGTTGACGATGAGCAATCGCTTTTGGATGCACTGAAAAAAATGTATCTAACAATCAATGATTACAATCGTGGGGAAATATCTTCAGAGGTTAAGCAATTGTTCTCTGCTGAATCAATAGTAAATCAGCTAGAATCGGTTTATGAAAGAGTGATTTATGATTAA
- a CDS encoding O-antigen ligase family protein — translation MNIYAISFHSVWLLYAILTVFWIKDYSHWFKSVYFLGLSLFSIIFFNYFFKEKKQIKVAMILITIILVINSVIGIYEVFSSNYFFLSNELVSNYSYYHLPVSWFNNTNDFAMLMLIGFNLCLFCKNLFTNKVIRIFFLIDGSLMISLIFLAGSRANVFGLAISVILLICFYIIKRAKKQIFDLAIIMMLAILSLFVLNQMGLYRQGTSITSTVSGVYQMISTPAEVGEQSGTTQQTITIHENIDESINTRINLIKNGLYFLYRTYGFGVGSGNIEYWMENYAIFPISTINMHNWWFEILTAYGVLILIGYLIFYGRIILHAMVIAFTYPLDSRESQLSIITICIMGGLIFGLISSSSNFGSEWLCVFMAVLSSLSIIIKPKFRVDANFFEKIAIRFSYLGQMRDLEQ, via the coding sequence ATGAATATCTATGCTATAAGTTTTCACTCGGTTTGGTTACTTTATGCAATATTGACTGTATTTTGGATAAAAGATTATTCACATTGGTTTAAGTCAGTATATTTTTTAGGGTTAAGTCTCTTCTCTATTATTTTTTTTAATTATTTCTTTAAGGAGAAGAAACAGATTAAGGTAGCCATGATTTTGATTACAATTATCCTCGTAATTAATTCAGTAATTGGTATATATGAAGTTTTTTCATCAAATTATTTCTTTTTAAGTAATGAATTAGTATCTAATTATTCATATTACCATCTTCCAGTTAGCTGGTTCAATAATACAAACGATTTTGCAATGCTTATGCTAATTGGTTTTAATCTATGTCTCTTTTGCAAGAATCTATTCACTAATAAAGTGATACGTATTTTCTTTCTAATTGATGGCTCATTAATGATTTCATTGATTTTTCTTGCGGGGTCTAGAGCAAACGTTTTTGGTTTAGCAATCTCGGTTATATTGTTGATATGTTTTTACATAATCAAAAGAGCGAAAAAGCAAATATTCGATTTAGCTATTATTATGATGCTAGCAATACTATCGTTATTTGTATTGAACCAAATGGGGTTATACCGTCAAGGAACATCTATCACGTCAACGGTGTCGGGAGTTTATCAAATGATAAGTACTCCTGCAGAAGTAGGCGAGCAATCAGGTACTACTCAACAAACAATAACGATACATGAAAATATTGATGAATCAATTAATACTCGTATAAATTTAATAAAAAATGGTTTATACTTTTTATATAGAACATATGGATTTGGAGTCGGATCTGGAAACATTGAGTATTGGATGGAGAACTATGCAATTTTCCCAATAAGTACAATCAATATGCATAATTGGTGGTTTGAAATACTTACGGCATATGGAGTATTAATCCTCATTGGCTACTTGATTTTCTATGGGAGGATTATTCTCCATGCGATGGTTATTGCTTTTACTTATCCATTGGATAGCAGAGAATCACAACTCTCAATTATTACAATATGTATAATGGGAGGATTGATATTTGGTTTGATTAGTTCTAGCTCAAACTTTGGAAGTGAATGGTTGTGTGTTTTTATGGCAGTTCTTTCTTCATTGTCTATAATAATTAAACCCAAATTTAGAGTTGATGCCAATTTTTTTGAAAAAATTGCTATTAGGTTTTCATATTTAGGGCAAATGAGGGATCTGGAGCAATGA
- a CDS encoding lipopolysaccharide biosynthesis protein — MKSDTNSISFFKNVLSFSYASLITAAIGFVIIPFATRLFSPSEMGKINLFSTVASLFSMLAIAGIDQSYVRYHAEVSDHGILVGDCIRLSIISWAFVSSIVFLFREYIAKLIIGESSLTLIIILILYILFTNIQRFSSLDYRLKQDAWNYTLHSVLHALANNVLFFFIAYWNRTALFALGMRVFLVILLSVIYIFFFQKSFFSQALHRYKASEKSKILKFGLPLLPASIFYWINGSVSKFILARYWGFDIVGFFGIALTLSSVVGIIQTGFNTFWAPYAMKYYESESVRIQKVHHYIVCILSIFVICLMLFQDIIFLLLDVSYQASQQIFPLLIITHVLYTISETTGLGIPLSGKTYFQAILVFLSMIVNILLCVILIPRFGLIGCAISVVFSDIIMVSLRTILGQKYYKSVDSFKCTIFTVVLLLFTASLNLFLPMFPRIVITILILLVITLVYLHEIERLILIISSLLREYLFKLSGKRKDDS, encoded by the coding sequence ATGAAATCTGATACAAATTCAATATCCTTTTTCAAAAATGTATTGAGTTTTTCATACGCATCACTAATTACGGCTGCTATTGGATTTGTCATCATTCCATTTGCAACTCGATTGTTCTCTCCTTCTGAAATGGGCAAAATCAATCTCTTTTCTACAGTTGCAAGTTTATTTTCAATGCTAGCAATTGCAGGGATTGATCAGTCATATGTTCGTTACCATGCTGAAGTTTCAGACCATGGTATCTTGGTTGGCGATTGTATAAGGCTCAGCATAATTTCATGGGCTTTTGTTTCTTCTATAGTTTTTCTTTTTCGAGAGTACATAGCAAAATTGATTATCGGTGAGTCTTCATTAACCTTAATAATCATTTTAATTTTGTATATTTTATTTACCAATATTCAGAGATTTTCATCACTTGATTATAGGCTCAAGCAAGATGCTTGGAACTATACTCTACATTCAGTATTACATGCTTTAGCAAATAATGTTTTATTTTTTTTTATAGCATATTGGAATAGAACGGCATTGTTTGCCTTAGGAATGAGGGTTTTTCTTGTAATACTCTTATCTGTAATCTATATCTTTTTCTTTCAAAAATCGTTCTTCTCACAAGCATTACATAGATATAAGGCTTCAGAGAAAAGTAAAATTCTTAAGTTTGGTCTTCCTTTATTACCGGCTTCCATTTTTTATTGGATTAATGGATCTGTGTCGAAATTTATACTTGCTCGTTATTGGGGTTTTGATATAGTAGGATTCTTTGGTATTGCTTTAACTCTATCAAGTGTTGTTGGAATTATTCAAACAGGTTTTAATACATTCTGGGCTCCATATGCTATGAAGTATTACGAATCTGAATCTGTTCGAATTCAGAAAGTACATCATTATATAGTTTGTATACTTTCAATTTTCGTAATATGTCTAATGCTTTTTCAAGACATAATATTTTTATTGCTTGATGTATCATATCAAGCAAGCCAACAAATATTCCCTCTACTGATTATTACTCATGTTCTATACACAATTTCTGAAACAACCGGCCTTGGGATTCCGCTTTCTGGAAAAACATATTTCCAAGCAATACTGGTTTTTTTGTCGATGATTGTAAATATCCTATTATGTGTCATTCTAATTCCTCGATTTGGACTTATAGGATGCGCGATAAGTGTTGTCTTTTCCGATATAATTATGGTTTCACTTCGCACAATACTTGGCCAAAAATATTATAAAAGTGTTGATTCTTTTAAATGTACAATTTTTACTGTTGTTCTATTACTCTTCACTGCATCACTCAATCTTTTTCTTCCTATGTTTCCAAGAATAGTCATTACAATATTAATCTTATTAGTGATTACACTAGTCTATCTTCATGAAATTGAGCGGCTAATTCTTATAATAAGTTCTCTTCTAAGAGAATATTTATTTAAATTGTCAGGTAAACGAAAAGATGATTCTTAA
- a CDS encoding glycosyltransferase, protein MAEFPIVTVLMSTYNEPVEYIQAALSSILNQTYFNLEVLVIVDNPQNLEAISFLKSSSQKDNRITIHINERNRGLVYCLNYGISIAKGEYIARMDADDISFHKRIEQELEFLLEHDHDLVSTGIVAIDEGGKVLEGEKHPKYQPGRNLEKQMYFENMVAHPTVLIRKKALDRLNGYRTIKSAEDYDLWLRFLTDGYSIGFLETPLLYRRISYEGVSRLNRYVQFLGAEYVRLLYRQRKKLGRDDHSEEYYNAFLKKHHYFDKKALEAYHASYKEYCLAKEMLRNGKKLTAFKLFVHSTIASKLRMKHVWVMSRNKVRNFLFA, encoded by the coding sequence ATGGCTGAGTTTCCAATTGTTACAGTACTAATGAGCACCTATAACGAACCTGTTGAGTATATTCAGGCTGCTCTCTCTTCTATTCTTAACCAAACCTATTTCAATCTGGAAGTCTTGGTTATTGTCGATAATCCACAAAACCTGGAAGCCATTTCATTCCTTAAATCTTCTTCTCAAAAAGATAACCGGATAACAATCCACATCAATGAGCGTAACAGAGGCCTTGTATATTGTCTTAATTATGGGATCTCCATCGCCAAAGGTGAGTATATTGCCAGAATGGATGCAGATGACATCTCCTTTCATAAGCGAATCGAACAAGAATTGGAGTTTCTTCTAGAGCATGATCACGATTTGGTATCTACGGGCATTGTTGCCATCGACGAAGGAGGTAAAGTCTTGGAAGGGGAGAAGCATCCCAAATACCAGCCTGGTCGTAATCTTGAAAAGCAGATGTACTTTGAGAACATGGTAGCTCATCCTACCGTCCTTATACGGAAAAAAGCCTTAGATAGGTTGAATGGCTATCGAACAATCAAATCAGCCGAAGACTATGATCTCTGGCTCCGTTTCCTTACTGATGGATATTCAATTGGATTTCTGGAGACACCATTGTTATACCGACGAATCTCGTATGAAGGTGTCTCTCGATTGAATAGGTATGTTCAGTTTTTAGGAGCTGAATATGTTCGGTTGCTCTATAGGCAACGAAAGAAATTAGGTCGTGACGATCATTCGGAAGAGTATTACAATGCATTTCTAAAAAAACATCACTACTTTGATAAGAAGGCATTGGAGGCATATCATGCTTCCTACAAAGAATATTGCCTGGCAAAAGAGATGCTAAGAAACGGAAAGAAATTGACAGCATTCAAGCTTTTCGTTCATTCTACAATAGCTTCAAAACTTCGAATGAAGCACGTTTGGGTTATGAGCCGAAATAAAGTGAGGAACTTTCTTTTTGCCTAG
- a CDS encoding glycosyltransferase yields METLLFYISNISKGGAQRVITTLSNHFSEKYHVILVTTTVGEGTYPLNPNITHLSLDFAAEDIKANKLTKNRKRNIRFKQIIQRYQPSVIITFLEREILRVLYLKPQLSVPVIISFRNDPNVDYSSWLQRFAIMRLIKRADGIVFQTPDAKQFFTGHYSSKDTIIPNPIHPTFLKERAIGSRDARIVTVGKLFPQKNHALLIRSFAHIASEFPEHTLEIYGEGELRNSLQQLIDSFGLQSRIFLKGVRNDIEKVLEQAALFVLSSDYEGVSNALMEAMALGLPVISTDCPCGGSAMLIRHGVNGLLVPVGDERALVESMRSMVNDPVYAEALGTVARKIRQEVDPQVVFASWESFIHDVVSMGKEIDE; encoded by the coding sequence ATGGAAACTTTACTATTCTACATTTCCAATATTTCGAAAGGTGGTGCCCAACGGGTCATCACCACGCTTTCAAATCATTTTTCTGAAAAATATCACGTTATTCTTGTAACAACTACCGTCGGAGAAGGAACATATCCTCTGAATCCGAATATTACTCATCTATCGTTGGATTTTGCTGCAGAAGACATAAAAGCGAACAAGCTTACAAAGAATCGTAAGCGAAATATACGGTTCAAACAAATAATACAAAGGTATCAACCTTCTGTAATTATTACCTTTCTTGAGCGGGAAATCTTGAGGGTACTGTACTTGAAACCTCAGCTCTCCGTACCTGTAATCATTTCATTCAGAAATGATCCCAATGTTGACTATTCCTCTTGGCTGCAACGGTTCGCTATCATGAGATTGATCAAACGAGCCGACGGCATCGTATTTCAGACTCCTGATGCCAAACAGTTTTTTACTGGTCATTATTCTAGTAAGGACACAATAATTCCTAACCCTATACATCCAACTTTCCTTAAAGAGAGGGCCATTGGGTCTCGTGATGCACGTATTGTAACCGTAGGGAAGTTATTCCCTCAGAAGAATCATGCACTGCTCATTCGCTCGTTTGCACATATTGCATCAGAATTTCCTGAACATACCCTAGAGATATACGGTGAAGGAGAATTGAGAAACTCATTGCAGCAGTTGATTGATTCATTTGGATTGCAATCAAGAATTTTCCTTAAGGGTGTCAGAAATGATATCGAGAAAGTATTGGAGCAAGCAGCTCTCTTTGTGCTCTCCTCGGACTATGAGGGTGTCTCCAACGCTCTCATGGAGGCAATGGCTTTAGGGCTTCCTGTGATCTCCACCGATTGTCCTTGCGGAGGCTCAGCCATGCTTATCAGACACGGAGTAAATGGATTATTGGTTCCAGTTGGGGATGAGAGAGCATTAGTTGAATCAATGCGTTCAATGGTAAATGACCCTGTTTATGCTGAAGCACTTGGTACAGTAGCTAGAAAGATTCGCCAGGAAGTAGATCCCCAAGTGGTATTTGCATCTTGGGAATCCTTCATTCATGATGTAGTCAGTATGGGTAAAGAAATCGATGAGTAG
- a CDS encoding ATP-grasp fold amidoligase family protein, with translation MSSIAYKIRKGLKNPHIVGEYLLERKLARIIPDRLYLSWLYRLKMGMSLNLKNPTTFNEKLQWLKLHDHNLLYPSLVDKYEVRQFVKDTIGEQYLIPLLGVYNTVDEIEFSTLPGTFVLKPTHTSGDVILCKDKDLLSPELTKQKMNMWLQKRYFWGLREWPYKHINPRIICESMIQTEDGRSPKDYKIFCFHGVPKFAFVASDRGVDTKFDFFDVDWNRQPVKQHYSTSNYDLPKPLQWDEMLQLARKLSQGIPHVRVDFYIDVAGRIFFGELTFFHFSGLEKFEPDSYDTLLGSWIDLAAL, from the coding sequence ATGAGTAGCATTGCATATAAAATTCGGAAAGGGTTGAAGAATCCTCATATCGTTGGAGAATATCTGCTGGAGAGGAAACTAGCCAGAATTATTCCCGATCGATTATATCTGTCTTGGCTGTATAGGTTAAAGATGGGAATGTCCCTTAACTTGAAAAATCCGACAACATTCAATGAGAAACTTCAGTGGTTGAAGCTCCATGACCATAATCTTCTCTATCCTTCCTTGGTCGACAAGTATGAAGTTCGGCAGTTTGTGAAGGATACAATTGGAGAACAATACTTGATTCCGTTGCTGGGAGTCTATAATACAGTAGATGAGATTGAATTCTCCACTCTTCCTGGAACATTCGTTCTCAAGCCAACCCACACTTCTGGTGATGTCATATTATGCAAAGATAAAGATCTGCTTTCTCCTGAATTAACCAAGCAGAAGATGAATATGTGGTTACAGAAACGCTATTTTTGGGGTCTTCGAGAATGGCCTTATAAACATATTAATCCACGTATTATTTGTGAATCAATGATACAAACTGAAGATGGAAGGAGTCCAAAGGATTACAAGATTTTTTGTTTTCATGGAGTGCCCAAATTTGCCTTTGTTGCGTCAGATAGGGGAGTCGACACTAAGTTTGATTTCTTTGATGTTGATTGGAATCGTCAACCTGTCAAACAGCATTACTCTACGAGCAATTATGATTTACCAAAACCTTTGCAATGGGATGAAATGCTTCAATTAGCTAGGAAACTCTCACAAGGTATCCCACATGTACGAGTGGATTTTTATATCGATGTTGCAGGACGCATATTTTTTGGAGAACTGACATTTTTCCATTTCTCAGGTTTAGAAAAATTTGAGCCTGACTCCTATGATACCCTACTGGGTAGTTGGATTGATTTGGCAGCCTTATGA